From one Flavobacterium kingsejongi genomic stretch:
- a CDS encoding AI-2E family transporter encodes MIRSTPFYTRLAHVLVSIICMFYLAIIGQTVLAPLLFAFLFSLLLLPFANFLERKWKMPRSVSSILVLLSLVIVISGMLFLLFSQFSELSNDLPAFKEQILLATTDIQDWISRTFHIDNNEQLSYVNSATTDALSKGTTLLGHTLLSVSSLMLFLVFIFLYTFFILLHRRLLLKFIISLFREEHSVIVYDVVGQIQYIVKKYIAGLFLQMLIVTTLACTAFEIIGIKYALLLGLITGLFNVIPYIGILTASLLTILITFATMGSTDVLFVLIAVVLIHVVDGNYIMPKIVGSKVKINTLVALLGLVIGELVWGIKGMFLSIPVIAIFKVVFDRVEGLKPWGLVLGEDDNPPVVAVIPSEEPKNEIE; translated from the coding sequence ATCTGTATGTTTTATCTGGCTATTATCGGACAAACGGTATTGGCTCCATTATTATTTGCATTTCTCTTTTCTTTATTATTGCTACCCTTTGCCAATTTTTTGGAACGAAAATGGAAAATGCCACGCTCCGTTTCATCAATATTAGTATTGCTAAGCCTGGTGATTGTCATATCGGGTATGCTTTTTCTGCTGTTTAGCCAGTTTAGCGAACTTTCTAACGACCTTCCTGCTTTTAAAGAGCAGATTCTTTTGGCCACCACTGATATTCAGGACTGGATTTCCAGAACCTTCCATATTGATAATAACGAGCAATTGAGTTATGTAAATAGTGCTACAACTGATGCTTTAAGCAAAGGCACAACCTTATTGGGGCATACGTTATTGTCTGTTTCATCGCTGATGCTTTTTCTGGTATTTATATTTTTGTACACCTTCTTTATACTATTGCACCGAAGATTATTGCTCAAATTTATCATCTCTTTATTCCGCGAAGAACATTCTGTTATTGTATATGATGTGGTGGGCCAGATTCAATACATTGTCAAAAAATACATTGCAGGGCTTTTCCTGCAGATGTTAATCGTTACGACTTTAGCCTGTACTGCATTTGAAATTATCGGTATTAAATATGCTTTGCTGCTGGGCCTTATCACAGGATTGTTTAATGTAATCCCGTATATCGGAATATTAACAGCCTCATTATTAACCATACTCATCACATTTGCCACGATGGGATCAACGGATGTACTATTTGTCTTAATTGCAGTAGTCCTCATTCATGTTGTAGATGGTAATTACATTATGCCGAAAATAGTAGGATCAAAAGTAAAAATCAATACGCTGGTAGCCCTTTTGGGATTGGTGATAGGGGAATTGGTATGGGGTATAAAAGGAATGTTTTTATCCATTCCCGTAATTGCTATTTTCAAAGTGGTCTTTGATCGAGTTGAAGGATTAAAACCTTGGGGATTAGTGCTGGGTGAAGATGACAACCCACCGGTTGTAGCCGTTATTCCATCCGAAGAACCCAAAAATGAAATAGAATAA